A DNA window from Streptomyces bacillaris contains the following coding sequences:
- a CDS encoding phosphorylase family protein, producing MVGAPGPASPQAPLLVACALGIEQVALRSGRRPAGPVRVLRTGMGPRAAEAAVAAALAPGGAPEAAVIASGFCAGLAPGMHPGDLVVAEETRDADGVTPCTGTGLLVAALARAVPGATVHTGPLTGSDHVVRGPERAALRATGAVAVDMESAATLRTALCHGPRPVAAVRVVVDAPEHELVRIGTVRGGISAFRVLRAVLPAFYEWHRSLLLPRR from the coding sequence ATGGTGGGCGCACCGGGGCCCGCGAGCCCCCAAGCGCCGCTGCTGGTCGCCTGCGCGCTGGGCATCGAGCAGGTGGCCCTGCGCAGCGGCAGGCGTCCCGCGGGCCCGGTGCGGGTCCTGCGGACCGGAATGGGCCCCCGGGCGGCGGAGGCGGCCGTGGCGGCCGCTCTCGCCCCCGGTGGCGCACCGGAGGCCGCCGTCATCGCCTCCGGCTTCTGCGCGGGCCTCGCCCCCGGGATGCACCCCGGGGACCTGGTCGTCGCGGAGGAGACCCGGGACGCGGACGGCGTCACCCCCTGCACCGGCACCGGGCTGCTGGTCGCAGCCCTGGCCCGGGCCGTCCCCGGCGCCACTGTCCACACCGGCCCCCTGACCGGCTCCGACCACGTCGTACGCGGCCCCGAGCGGGCCGCGCTGCGGGCCACCGGGGCCGTCGCCGTGGACATGGAGTCCGCCGCCACACTGCGTACCGCCCTGTGCCACGGCCCGCGCCCGGTTGCGGCCGTCCGGGTGGTCGTGGACGCTCCAGAGCATGAGCTCGTCCGTATCGGCACGGTCCGCGGTGGAATATCGGCCTTCCGTGTTCTCCGTGCCGTCCTTCCCGCTTTCTACGAATGGCACCGATCTTTACTGCTCCCCAGGAGGTGA